cagtggtagcatctgatagtccttctctttctaccctacggatggttagtttttcttgatttacaaagtttcttaaaacgtcttaccatcataaccatttcctcattgtcgagagaagactctgactcaggttcatctcttgctgctttgagggcgatgttgtgctggggctccttcgtacctgcacatcttgattcatgtacTTCAAACttcgaaaataattcttctaaggtaatcatttctaagtccttagaaatatagaaggcatctactagtgatgctcatttcatatttctaggaaatgaattgagtGTGTATCTTAgggaatctcggttacttaccttatCTCTAAGATTCGAAAGTTCGGTGATGAGCTCTTTAACTCTCAAGTGCAGATGTGCAATTGTTCCGTCTTCTTCAAGTCATAGGttagtgagctggttgcgaagtaaatcccgtcttgcgagcttggcttcggatgtcccttcgtgcagttcaaggaacttttcccacggttcctttgctgagtcgtagttgccgatccggttgacttcttgtggcgaaaggacgctcagcagatgaaattctactttgtcatttgccacgtagtcggcctgctcctttttcatccactaGTATTTATCTTTGCCCTCCAGTACTATAAAACTAAATTCCATAATTAGAAGTAAatcaaagtcagttttgaaaaatacctacaTTCACTTTTTCCTGCTGATGAACTTCCCCTCGAACTTCGatgggtatatgcttggtccaaccatttgttcggtgcttcgatcgacggttaatcctcctgaagagtcctgactctgataccatttgttaggaccgttgggccggctagaaagggggttgaatatCCCTGCAAAAATCAAAAGCAAAACTCTTCTCAAACTTTTaaagtaacacttgcataaattaaataaagacAGAACGTTAAAAGAAAAGAGAcaacggatttgacttggttacaaccggggaggttgttaatctaaggaagatgatCACACTAAATTCTCCTTTAGGCGAAGAAGCCatttttacagcagtgtaagcacagaaagaaggaagctaaacaaaacagtagaagcgcacaagtgttgttacaatttcttgttttattgaaaagcttttggaccaaggctgtatttatagccttggtctgggcggctggaagggttccaggcgcctgggaggggataaaactttatccctttttgcatagatcacgtttgaccgcgatctggataaaatccaggtccgggctgttaggatccttcgtacggaggctagaggggggtgtgaatagccgaccccaaatcatattttctttctacaaaacgtgttagcgcagctgaaaataaacacagaaacgaaagggaaagaagacaaacctcaaacaaatcgatgtaacgaggttcggagacaaactcctactcctcggcgtgtccgtaaggtggacgaagcctatcaatccgtcggtggatgagtccccggagaaccggctaatagatgctccttgtgggtggagaaacctcgccacaatacttgtaacaacaagaaaggagtacaaggaaagcaagaagcaaatacaaacaacaatatgaatgcaacactcgcttgccttctctgtcgaccggaggcgatgaagcagcaacttcacaacccaactacagcagctgatcgacgactggaagctcacgcgaagcttcggaagcgagctcaacaaagctcagaacctcagagcacaggagcagaagcttcaatccaaggaagaagaagtagcggaGAAGAGAGGATTCAGCCCTTTAGCCCTCGAGCTCTGAAAATTACCTGTGCCTGCGGtaccgatcggtctatggaccgatcaggaaccacatCGGTCAGGAGCGAtcaggaacttcctgatcggtccgggaccgatcgggctttaggccgatcggtcccgcaccgatcagcccctctgcgCCCGCTCTCGgcttcgatcgactcgatcggtcaccgatcgatcattATCACTGATACTCGAtagttcgatcggtcaccgcaccgatcaaaatattcagatcaccggatcgatcacggatcgatccaactcatggttttcgcccaaaccaagtccaaaccaacatccggtcaatcttgacctgttggtacattgcgcctagcatccagtcactcccttgacctgctaggactccccgctaagtgtcaggtcaatccctttgacccacttagacttttctctccgtaccaagtatccggtcaatcctatgacctacttggacttcccatcaccagatgtccgatcacccttgatctatctggattttcccttgcccggctttactcaccaggactttcacctagcttcactcactagggttttcacctggcttcactcaccaggatttccaatttgcctggcttcactcaccaggatttcccaactgcctggcttcactcaccaggacttttccaactgcctggcttcactcaccaggactttctaactgcctggcttcactcaccaggactttcccgtctgcctggcttcactcaccaggacttttccacatccggtccagagaacgagctaccgagccctctctgaccacagtccggagaacgagctaccgagccctctccgacttcccatgtgccaagcttccatacttggacttttcccgtgccaagctccctgcttggacttttcccatgccaagctccctgcttggacttttcccgtgccaagctccctgcttggacttttccgagtcaggtcaactcacctcgggtcaaccaggtcaaccttgaccacaagttgcacccacaatctcccaagcttgtatccttgtcaaacatcaagatacaaccattgtcaaacataactcgtcaaacatcaaaacacaactcgagtccagtcaactcaagtctagtcaaccaggtcaaccttgacctaaggttgcaccaacaatctccccctttttgatgtttgacaaaacccattgacaaaacccataatcaaacccatagtcaagttaggttaacttgataacctaacttaggttttccaatgttcttccctgaacattctctagacattctccattctcctttctactctcctcctttttgacacacatcaaaaagagtgaatcaaggtcaagggtttcttcctaatgaatGTCACATACCtctcattgaaactcttaatttcccccttgacactagagtcaacactcaacttagtgacaattccatatcactaatcctcaaaagtcttaaggagtaaaaactcccccttgactaataggtaaaactctccctaaaggtcaactcccccttgaccattgcaccaacaatgtcttggagagtttcaatcctttagagatccgaaactcaactcccaaaaacttgaaatttcagacacctgctgaaaatcagaaattcggcacgcactgatcggtccccagaccgatcaggaaccccttggatcgattcccaaatcgatcctcactttctggatcgtcactgatcgttcgccagaccgatcaggacttctctggattggtccggtgaccgatccagcctctgaaatcagagatttctgattttctccccgggagaaattcagaaactcatagaaaattacagaaaattccaaaaatcgtaaaattttgaggatacattcctcataacatatattatcaaggaaaaatagttttctataaaaataacttccattttcaaatcttgatacaaagttcaaaaactttgaaatagttcaagtttacctcaactttgtatcaatttgctcaatgatgaatgctatcactagaaaagcttcattaaggtttttcaaatcaattttgaaatgattttaaaccctttaatttgggaccacaatctttgggctatatgtacatgacttgtacataagttttccctatgatccccaattttgaattaggttcatctaggtacaagagctatgcaccttgatcctaactcatcatcctaatatctcacacacatctaaggtgtatcaaacacatccaagtcaattttgatgtgagatatgggtttaggttatcttaggctaagttttcatgcattttctaaaacaacaacttgatctccatatcaaattgtgttgtttatccttagatcaatttcattgattataaatgcaagaaatgatgacatggcataaaatgatatcataaatgaaaacatgtgtcaatgtcatgatgtcatggcataaagtatgaaccttaaataaagcatgacatataactaacctaagcattatcatgacatttcaaatgatcctaaaataaatatgatgtcatgacatggcatatggcaaacaaccatggtaagttagcacaaataaaatacctagattacctatctaagtatccttaacaccttagctaacttaaaatctaaacctagattgctcaaagtgcttcaagaaaatgcccaaatctaagttggcattcctatttttcttgattaatttatgccacttaacattaagtatatcctcaaatattggcatatttcatatttcctcaagaatagcacctttttaattaaggcctagattgtcttaaattcctaagagagtaccaagaccccaacttggtatttctctaggttttcctaacttgtgccaataaagattaaagtcgatataattttttttaaatatggcacaatttactcttcaaggagtaaatgatagattcaattcattttcaaagattcacaaaaccttgaaaatgttccttgagtgtcaatttcttcaaagttgggttaactacccttctaatcggagttgacactctctaacccatctatggggtagagaagatgctcctaggaatccaatacctattagagctcattgggttcactaaatattcactagggataacttccctagcaaccctcctaatgaccctcttaggctttaaagccttggccatttgggactcatcaagatcaactctaggggtgactccccttgtgaccttggtgttggtcttcctagccctaggttttgttccataatcgaatggaacattatgataggtgggcttgaccatttgggacttaggtttgtgacccaaacctttcttgtccttggacattggtttttgacccttaaaccctagagatgacttctccaagttcttaagagccttttccaaagtatcaagtcttgacctcaagacttgattctccttctctaatacctcaatttttaatttttcatttttcttggaggtattcctaggcatgtgtctagttgatttgggatttctacctaggttttccttagccttagatgagttagtccaagggttggctttcctagtgttatcctcatctaggctcacatgtttggcacctaagcatgtatattgattcctataattaacatgtttatcattcttgacaatagcaataaggctactagcatgcatcctactagaattgcaagaatgtgccttagagattaccttagggtttgccttagctccccctatcgacgtgctcggtctcttgtccttgtgagattgcctccccctcggacattgactccgataatgtccccttcgcttacattgaaagcacaccacgtgctctttgcctttgcgtatcgggactccggctttcttgacctttggcgccggtggagtcttcctaaccctctttggacacttactcttgtagtgcccaaattccctacactcaaagcacgttatgtgtaatttgctagaaattaaaatgcttgagttacctaggtttgaggatggatgaacgctctctccttcatcccttccggaggtagaagcttcttctttttgctccaaacttgaagaagaactctcctcttcttctttagatgttgagtgaccctcaacttctaaatccattcctccatgatgtgaactccttggctcacttgactcctcttcatgacttgaagtggagttctcctcatggaactttgccaagttattccacaactccttggcatcgttatatccacctatcctacacaaaacatcattaggtaaagagaattcaatgattttcgttacctcatcattgatggttgattggtggatttgctccttggtcgactccttcttctctagggtttctcctttcttgtccatcggaggcttgaaacctaattgaacacaactccaattttcaaggttagtcataagaaaatacctcattcttaccttccaatacgcgaagtcgcagcactcgtagaagggtggaaacgtgatgtcttctccgagtcgatccattctctagcttgtgctcccacgggtgttaatccgacgaagagcgcgtcttgctctgataccacttgttaggatccttcgtacggaggctagaggggggtgtgaatagccgaccccaaatcgtcatttctttctacaaaacgtgttagcgcagctgaaaataaacacagaaacgaaagggaaagaagacaaacctcaaacaaactgatgtaacgaggttcggagacaaactcctactcctcggcgtgtccgtaaggtggacgaagcctatcaatccgtcggtggatgagtccccggagaaccggctaatagatgctccttgtgggtggagaaacctcgccacaatacttgtaacaacaagaaaggagtacaaggaaagcaagaagcaaatacaaacaacaatatgaatgcaacactcgcttgccttctctgtcgaccgcgggcgatgaagcagcaacttcacgccaAGCTGATCAGCAACggacgaagctcacgcgaagcttgagcagcgagctcaacaaagctcagtatcagacactgatcggtccaaggaagaagaagtagcctggcaagctactgatcactttctgatcggtctacagaccgatcagggagttccctgatcggtccggagaccgatcaggtcaaGCCGGTCCCCGCTGATCAACCtctgatcggtcacggaccgatcaggaatttcctgatcggtccgggaccgatcagtgcgtccTGATCGtcgcttctgatcgactcctgatcggtcaccagaccgatcagttatcacacagtatgctactgatgtgttactgatcgatcaccagaccgatcagaatattcgcggtatcactggatcgatcaccagatcgatccagctcatggttttcgcccaaaccaagtccaaaccaacatccggtcaatcttgacctgttggtacattgcgcctagcatccagtcactcccttgacctgctaggactccccgctaagtgtcaggtcaatccctttgacccacttagacttttctctccgtaccaagtatccggtcaatcctatgacctacttggacttcccatcaccagatgtccgatcacccttgatccatctggattttcccttgcccggcttcactcaccaggactttcacctagcttcactcactagggttttcacctggcttcactcaccaggatttccaatctgtctggcttcactcaccaggatttcccaactgtctggcttcactcaccaggacttttccaactgcctggcttcactcaccaggactttctaactgcctggcttcactcaccaggactttctaactgcctggcttcactcaccaggacttttccacatccagtccagagaacgagctaccgagccctctctgaccacagtccggagaacgagctaccgagccctctccgacttcccatgtgccaagcttccatacttggacttttcccgtgccaagctccctgcttggacttttcccatgccaagctccctgcttggacttttcccgtgccaagctccctgcttggacttttccgagtcaggtcaactcacctcgggtcaaccaggtcaaccttgaccacaagttgcacccacaatctcccaagcttgtatccttgtcaaacatcaagatacaaccattgtcaaacataactcgtcaaacatcaaaacacaactcgagtccagtcaactcaagtctagtcaaccaggtcaaccttgacctaaggttgcaccaacacgggcgcccggaccaagaaagtcaacaatgttgactttttcagtccggaccctctactccggttcagctctcttcggtctgggtcttccgctctgactcCGCTTagttgggtgatctcggccatctggaatagggctcacccgaactcaacttccgaccttctcgagtaaccttccactccggcttctcgtctctcagaaacgtcgcgtgcttccttctcgtttgcccacgtactcttccgcagcacctcatccctcagacggaccgaacccgtcggctctctcccgtgtcgtccttctcgctagctgcgtcttttgcttgactccctgtgctcctaagctcctgtacacttagacacaaggttaaaacaccacaatacataacttaacttgttgatcacatcaaaacaacattaTAGTTCCAACAAAACCTTGGTCCtgcagacctgtttggactttgccgcTTAGTATTGGATCGGTCgcccaggactttccctcgatcttcggtcctccaaacctattgaGCTTCCCTGCCAATTGTCGAGTcctttcgacccacttggactttccgcctagctTCCATAATCTGCTAAGtctttcctgcctagcctccaactaggactttcccgattgagtaaacagcctacacacttggtcaacttgttagatcgcaacaagacttaacttcaacctttgacaacatcaaaattcaagtttaattcaAAAGCACTCTGCACCAACAGTAGGTTGTAACCAAGCAACTATTGTGCctcttttcttttaagttgttattatttctttaatGTTAATTGCTTGTGCGTAACTAACTTATATCCTTGTTAAGTTCAAAAAGTAAAAGATTGTTCTATTTTATTATAGGGCTATTTACCTCCGCTCTAGCCGACCTAACAAGAACCAACAATTATTTTGTGGGAGAACATGGAAAAACATAACTATTTATTGCAGGAAACATGAGTAACGTAAGAGGAAATCTCGGAACACGTGGAGAACGTGACGGTacaactacaaccctataaaagaTCGCCTACTTCCGTAGGCGCAAGTACTCACACGCCTAGCTTCCATAAATCCTAAATTATGgttctctttcttcttcattctctCCTGCCAGAAACTTAATTAAGCAACAGAGTGACTGCGTTAGGGAATCTCCTAACCTTCATCCCAACCCTCTCTTCCTTGTTCTATTCCATTCAGACTTTGATAAATCCTTTCACTAGTCCCCGCAATTCCTTGGtgattagatcaacaacaaaatcaACATCAATTTCAGCTCAACGGTGGCTCATTCGTTGACGGTCTCAAGTAGGATCAAGAGACATTTCGATAATACTTTAAATAAGGGATAAAATAATAATTGTGAAACTAGATGCTTCTTTTCAAAACGTAGGGTAATGTTTCATAGTAGCCATtcgattaaaaattaaatcaattgaatttaattaatttatatttttaattaaatataattattagaattttattattaaaattgaaCGAATCAAACAAATATAAAATAGATTAAAACAATTAGTtactaaattaatcaataaaatttaataaattggaTCGATTTATCAATCTATATTGAATATAGAATCAATTTGATTGATTAgttgaattgtaattcaaatatATCGATCAATTAATATCAATTTGTTTCAATCTATTTAgttgaattcaaaattttaaaattattgaatttaataaattgaaatatttatgatttaaaattaaaaaaaataaattaataatagttTCTCATTCGATATCAATGATTTCGATTAACCGAAATTTTGCTGAAGGGGACGGTAATGATCGATAAATATGTTATCTATGTGGGTCCATTATATATTGCGTTTACGCAGTGCAACGCGCAGCTTTGCAATGGCGTCCGCCGTCATGTCATCctgtttcctcttcttcctcctctgcacTTCACACGCAGCAAATCATCAACAAACCAACTTCCTCAATTGCTTTCTTGAAGCAACCGGAGGATCTTCCTCATCTCCTTCGAAGATTTACACTCCCAACACCACCTCCTTCTCCACCCTCTTCCGCTCCTCCATCCAAAACCTCCGGTTTCTCTCCTCCGGCGCAGAGACTCCCTCCTTCATCATCCTCCCCTCCGTCGATAACGACGCCCAGGCTGCAGTCGTCTGCGGCCGCCGTCACGGCATCCGCCTCCGAGTCCGGAGCGGCGGCCATGACTACGAAGGCCTCTCCTACGTCTCCTTCTCCAGTACTGATGGCCCGTTTGCCGTCGTCGACCTCTCTGGCCTTCGCTCCATCAAGGTAGACCCTGCAGCCCGCGTCGCCTGGGTCGGCGCTGGCGCCACAGTCGGCGAGGTGTACTACCACGTGGCCGCAGCCAGCCCCACCGCCGCGTTCCCTGCCGGCATCTGCTCCACGGTCGGTATCGGAGGGCAGTTCAGCGGCGGCGGCATCGGGTCGCTGCAGAGGAAGTACGGAGTCTCCGCCGACAACATCGTGGATGCCAAGCTGGTCAACGCCGAGGGGGAGCTGTTGACCAGGGAGACCATGGAGGAAGACTTGTTTTGGGCGATAAGAGGCGGCGGCGCGGCCAACTTCGGCGTCGTCGTGGCCTACAAGTTGCGACTCGTCCCGGTGCCACCCAAAGTGACTGTGTTCTCCGTGACCAGAACGCTGGGTCAGGGTGCCACGAGGTTGCTGCATTCATGGCAGAGCATCGCACCGCGGCTCGCCGACGATCTATGGATCAGGGCCTTAGTGAGGGCGGTCGGAGAGGCGCCGGTGAACCGCACGATCGAGGCCACATTCCAAGGTCTGTTCCTGGGGACGCGTCGCGCTACCCTTGCGGCCATCAAGAAGAGCTTCCGTGAGCTGCGCGTGAGGGCCGAGGACTGCAACAAGCTGAGTTGGGTGGAGACGAATCTCTACCTCGATGGCCGTGCATTTAATAATACCAGCGTGCTGTTGGACCGGCGGCAGGTGTACAACATCTCCTTCAAGGCCAAGTCGGACTTCGTCAGGAAGCCCATCTCCGATAAAGCATGGGAAGGGATTTGGAAGGTTATGATGGAGGCCGAGGAGGAGCCTCTGGTGATGATACTTGAGCCGTGGGGTGGAAGGCTTTGGGAGATAGAGGACGATGCCATTGCTTTCCCTCACAGGAAGGGGAATTTGTATAACATTCAGTACATCATGGCGTGGTTAGAGACAGAGGCGGCAGCGTCGACGGAGAGGCACTTGACATGGATGAGGAGGCTCTACGACTACATGACCCCTCACGTGTCGACCAATCCGAGAGCTGCGTATCTTAACTACAAGGATATCGACTTGGGGAGCAGCAGAGAGGAGGGCAGGACGAGCTACAAG
This region of Zingiber officinale cultivar Zhangliang chromosome 9A, Zo_v1.1, whole genome shotgun sequence genomic DNA includes:
- the LOC122018719 gene encoding berberine bridge enzyme-like 26 encodes the protein MASAVMSSCFLFFLLCTSHAANHQQTNFLNCFLEATGGSSSSPSKIYTPNTTSFSTLFRSSIQNLRFLSSGAETPSFIILPSVDNDAQAAVVCGRRHGIRLRVRSGGHDYEGLSYVSFSSTDGPFAVVDLSGLRSIKVDPAARVAWVGAGATVGEVYYHVAAASPTAAFPAGICSTVGIGGQFSGGGIGSLQRKYGVSADNIVDAKLVNAEGELLTRETMEEDLFWAIRGGGAANFGVVVAYKLRLVPVPPKVTVFSVTRTLGQGATRLLHSWQSIAPRLADDLWIRALVRAVGEAPVNRTIEATFQGLFLGTRRATLAAIKKSFRELRVRAEDCNKLSWVETNLYLDGRAFNNTSVLLDRRQVYNISFKAKSDFVRKPISDKAWEGIWKVMMEAEEEPLVMILEPWGGRLWEIEDDAIAFPHRKGNLYNIQYIMAWLETEAAASTERHLTWMRRLYDYMTPHVSTNPRAAYLNYKDIDLGSSREEGRTSYKEASAWGRRYFLRNFDKLAKVKARVDPDNYFWNEQGIPPFAA